A single region of the Bacilli bacterium PM5-9 genome encodes:
- a CDS encoding hypothetical protein (product_source=Hypo-rule applied; superfamily=52980), whose amino-acid sequence MIIDINKTINLLANERKIFHSEADFQFSFAWKIKEVYPKANIRLEYINNDIKNMHIDVLIELNNYIIPIELKYVTKFFVGQDKGEKFILKDHGAQDLRRYDFIRDIERIEYCKKKLMNFKEGYAIMVTNDKSYYQEYTRDKITNCHDFRIHDGKTIEKKLIWRNNPSIGTIKGRERDIKLSKDYNLKWSRFSLLKEEEFKVLVVKVV is encoded by the coding sequence ATGATAATTGATATTAATAAAACAATAAATTTACTTGCAAATGAGAGAAAAATATTTCATTCAGAAGCTGACTTTCAGTTTTCATTTGCGTGGAAAATCAAAGAGGTATATCCAAAGGCGAATATTAGACTTGAATATATTAATAATGATATTAAAAATATGCATATAGATGTTCTTATAGAATTAAATAATTACATTATTCCAATTGAACTAAAATATGTGACAAAATTTTTTGTTGGTCAAGATAAAGGTGAAAAATTTATTTTAAAAGATCATGGTGCACAAGATTTAAGAAGATATGATTTCATAAGAGATATTGAGCGTATAGAATATTGCAAAAAAAAGTTAATGAATTTCAAAGAGGGCTACGCAATAATGGTTACAAATGATAAAAGCTATTATCAAGAGTATACAAGAGACAAAATTACTAACTGCCACGATTTTAGAATTCATGATGGTAAAACAATTGAAAAAAAATTAATTTGGAGAAATAATCCATCAATTGGCACTATCAAAGGAAGAGAAAGAGATATTAAGCTTTCTAAAGATTACAATTTAAAATGGAGTAGATTTTCGTTGTTGAAGGAAGAAGAATTTAAAGTATTAGTTGTTAAAGTGGTATAG
- a CDS encoding hypothetical protein (product_source=Hypo-rule applied; cath_funfam=1.10.720.30; superfamily=54909), with translation MFNEICIYEAKLNKEDEIEELMKEVSKFYLEQEGVIDVHYIKRTHRQKDFNAVKNGELPIRLTRNVGKITYVLYWALENEEAHARVSKLGVEKFYKRWNRCLTTMPKIILGENIV, from the coding sequence ATGTTTAATGAAATTTGCATATATGAAGCAAAGCTAAATAAAGAAGATGAAATAGAAGAATTAATGAAGGAAGTTTCAAAATTTTATCTTGAGCAAGAAGGAGTTATAGACGTTCATTATATTAAAAGAACTCATAGGCAAAAAGACTTTAATGCAGTAAAAAACGGAGAATTACCAATAAGACTTACAAGAAATGTAGGCAAAATAACATATGTTCTATATTGGGCTTTAGAAAATGAAGAAGCCCATGCAAGAGTATCAAAACTTGGAGTTGAGAAATTCTATAAACGTTGGAACAGATGTTTAACTACAATGCCCAAAATAATTTTAGGAGAAAATATAGTATAA
- a CDS encoding hypothetical protein (product_source=Hypo-rule applied; superfamily=50814,53448; transmembrane_helix_parts=Inside_1_471,TMhelix_472_491,Outside_492_515,TMhelix_516_535,Inside_536_542), translating to MKKNIGLNKSRIGTIEYGEIHSYYPLYICDEMSNTEVLKKIENSEIVVNEKFYVDEKRILHNQFSNLINNLESSNVPKLTDIEKYVDDEDGMEKYIEEKLALSDSEKQAINEGKAFFEITSDDSTYTKIEVKSTKIETMKNYEELNNRNYELMCKQAGINWVTKQEQFFLLPLSLKLENGQKMYIPVTLIIFDNSMGVIKLSYPIINSSDYGLKEHNYEQYIHEMKYEKDDVVFDGLDEVVNYIIAKISFILDCSVILKTNNNINFIYLLEYDGLPKAITNLSNELKKDIYLIINSPVPAYHRSILEKKEVDLFVNSQCYSISGVNTYLRRSGGGVTIFDKSFIDFFINQNNIDAEKDKEEINMCIASDIATSNEYAILIILLKRLNVEVTLYNQTSSNNSSEDIYRAYLNNNLYINQLQELCLMKSMNEQVDFFEEKMQFYTNKPYILERVSLLNKILEIKETKERERNNFLLSIIGTIFTFVFGLPGISETLKLIRKTFSSIPDIPYINIEKVSMIIWIISVVFFIKMSFNLFQGLTEKK from the coding sequence ATGAAGAAGAATATAGGTCTTAATAAGAGCCGTATAGGAACAATAGAATATGGAGAAATTCACTCTTATTATCCATTATATATATGTGATGAAATGAGTAATACTGAAGTGTTAAAGAAAATAGAAAATAGTGAAATAGTAGTAAATGAAAAATTTTATGTAGATGAGAAAAGAATTTTACATAATCAATTCTCAAATTTAATTAACAATTTAGAGTCGTCTAATGTTCCCAAATTAACAGATATTGAAAAATATGTTGATGATGAAGATGGAATGGAAAAATATATTGAAGAAAAACTAGCACTGTCAGATTCGGAAAAACAAGCAATTAATGAGGGTAAAGCTTTTTTCGAGATTACTTCTGATGATAGTACATATACAAAAATTGAAGTTAAGTCTACAAAAATAGAAACAATGAAGAATTATGAAGAGCTAAATAATAGAAATTATGAACTGATGTGTAAACAAGCTGGTATCAACTGGGTTACAAAACAGGAACAATTTTTTCTTTTGCCGTTATCTTTAAAATTAGAAAATGGACAGAAAATGTATATTCCAGTCACTTTAATAATATTTGATAATAGTATGGGAGTTATCAAATTATCATATCCGATAATTAATTCAAGTGATTATGGTCTTAAGGAACATAATTATGAGCAATATATTCATGAAATGAAATATGAAAAAGATGATGTAGTATTTGATGGATTAGATGAGGTAGTAAACTATATAATAGCTAAAATATCATTTATTCTCGATTGCAGTGTAATTTTAAAGACTAATAATAATATTAATTTTATTTATTTACTTGAATATGATGGCTTACCTAAAGCTATAACAAATTTATCTAATGAATTGAAAAAAGATATTTACTTAATTATAAATTCGCCTGTCCCTGCATATCATAGAAGTATATTAGAAAAAAAAGAAGTAGATTTGTTTGTAAATAGTCAGTGTTACTCAATATCGGGTGTTAATACATACTTACGTAGAAGTGGAGGAGGAGTAACAATATTTGATAAATCATTTATTGATTTTTTTATAAATCAAAATAATATTGATGCAGAAAAAGATAAAGAAGAAATAAATATGTGTATTGCATCTGATATTGCAACATCAAATGAATATGCAATCTTAATTATTTTATTGAAGCGTCTAAATGTCGAGGTAACATTATATAATCAAACATCTTCAAATAATTCTAGTGAGGACATTTACAGAGCATATTTAAATAATAATTTGTATATAAATCAACTGCAAGAACTATGTTTAATGAAATCAATGAATGAGCAGGTAGATTTTTTTGAAGAAAAAATGCAGTTTTATACAAACAAACCCTATATATTAGAAAGAGTATCTTTATTAAATAAAATTTTAGAAATTAAAGAAACAAAAGAGAGAGAAAGAAACAATTTCTTATTATCTATAATTGGAACGATTTTTACATTTGTTTTTGGATTACCTGGAATAAGTGAAACTTTGAAATTGATTAGGAAAACTTTTTCTTCTATACCAGATATTCCGTATATAAATATCGAAAAGGTAAGTATGATTATATGGATAATTTCAGTAGTATTCTTTATTAAAATGTCTTTTAATCTCTTTCAAGGATTAACCGAAAAAAAATAA